GGCGGGGCCCCGCCCCACGAACGTGGAACGGGGCCCCGGCCGGGAGCGCTGGCTGGCTCAGTAGCGGTAGTGGTCCGACTTGTAGGGACCCTCGATCGGGACGCCGAGGTAGGCGGCCTGCTCCTTGGTCAGCTCGGTGAGCTCGACGCCGAGGGCGTCGAGGTGCAGCCGGGCGACCTCCTCGTCGAGGTGCTTGGGCAGCACGTGCACGCCCAGCTCGTAGTCGTCGGCCTTCGAGAACAGCTCGACCTGCGCCAGCACCTGGTTGGTGAAGGAGTTCGACATCACGAACGACGGGTGGCCGGTGGCGTTGCCCAGGTTGAGCAGGCGACCCTCCGACAGCACGATGATCTTCTTGCCCGGCTTGCCGTCCTCGCTCGGGAAGATCCACTGGTGGACCTGCGGCTTGATCTCGTCCTTGACGATGCCCGGGATCTTGGCCAGGCCGGCCATGTTGATCTCGTTGTCGAAGTGGCCGATGTTCCCGACGATGGCCTGGTGCTTCATCTTGTGGAAGTGCTCGACCGTGATGATGTCGAAGTTGCCGGTCGTGGTGATGAAGATGTCGGCGGTCTCGACGACCGACTCGAGGCGGCGGACCTCGTAGCCGTCCATCGCGGCCTGCAGCGCGCAGATCGGGTCGATCTCGGTGACGATCACGCGGGCGCCCTGGCCGCGCAGGGACTCGGCCGAGCCCTTGCCGACGTCGCCGTAGCCGCAGACGACCGCGACCTTGCCGCCGATCATCACGTCGGTGGCGCGGTTGATGCCGTCGACGAGCGAGTGGCGGCAGCCGTACTTGTTGTCGAACTTCGACTTGGTGACCGAGTCGTTGACGTTGATCGCCGGGAAGAGGAGCGTGCCCTCCTTGAAGCGCTCGTAGAGGCGCAGCACACCGGTGGTGGTCTCCTCGGAGACGCCCTTGATCATCGGCGCGCGGTTGGTCCAGCGCTGCGGGTCGGCCTCGAGCGAGCGGGCCAGGACGCGCAGCACCTCCTTGAACTCGTGGTTGTCGGTCGAGTCCTGCGAGGGGACCTCGCCGGTCTTCTCGTACTCGACACCGAGGTGCAGCAGCATGGTGATGTCGCCGCCGTCGTCGAGCAGCATGTTGGGCCCGCCCTCGGCGAAGTCGAAGACCTTCTCCGCCTCGTCCCAGTACTCCGCGAGGCTCTCGCCCTTCCAGGCGAAGACCGGGACGCCCTGGGGGTCCTCGGGGGTGCCGTTCGGGCCGACGACGACCGCCGCGGCGGCGTGGTCCTGGGTGGAGAAGATGTTGCAGGTGGCCCAGCGGATGTCCGCGCCGAGAGCCGCGAGGGTCTCGATCAGCACCGCCGTCTGGATCGTCATGTGCAGCGACCCGGCGATCCGGGCGCCCTTCAGCGGCTGGTCCGCGCCGTAGCGCTCCCGCATCGCCATCAGGCCGGGCATCTCGTGCTCGGCGAGCTCGATCTCCTTGCGGCCGTACGCGGCAAGGCTGAGGTCAGCGACCTTGAAGTCCATCGGATGTCTCCTGGTGGTGAGGACGTCTGCGCCGCACATCTGTGCGCTGTCGGGATCTCCCGCGCGGACACATCGAGGGTAGGTCGATCCTCAGGCTTTCGGAGAATCCTCGGGAAGCTCGTCGGTCGGCTGCTCGTGGTGCCCCTCGTCGCCGTGCCCACCGATGCCCAGCGGGCGGAGCGCGAAGAGGATCGCGAAGCCCACGACG
This region of Nocardioides palaemonis genomic DNA includes:
- the ahcY gene encoding adenosylhomocysteinase, which encodes MDFKVADLSLAAYGRKEIELAEHEMPGLMAMRERYGADQPLKGARIAGSLHMTIQTAVLIETLAALGADIRWATCNIFSTQDHAAAAVVVGPNGTPEDPQGVPVFAWKGESLAEYWDEAEKVFDFAEGGPNMLLDDGGDITMLLHLGVEYEKTGEVPSQDSTDNHEFKEVLRVLARSLEADPQRWTNRAPMIKGVSEETTTGVLRLYERFKEGTLLFPAINVNDSVTKSKFDNKYGCRHSLVDGINRATDVMIGGKVAVVCGYGDVGKGSAESLRGQGARVIVTEIDPICALQAAMDGYEVRRLESVVETADIFITTTGNFDIITVEHFHKMKHQAIVGNIGHFDNEINMAGLAKIPGIVKDEIKPQVHQWIFPSEDGKPGKKIIVLSEGRLLNLGNATGHPSFVMSNSFTNQVLAQVELFSKADDYELGVHVLPKHLDEEVARLHLDALGVELTELTKEQAAYLGVPIEGPYKSDHYRY